The proteins below come from a single Vicinamibacteria bacterium genomic window:
- a CDS encoding DUF2911 domain-containing protein gives MSTVCWALVGMVLFQSPRATAELSLNGATISVEYGRPSLKGRDLLSLAPVGTVWRLGADQSTTLTIDGTATFGTIVVRAGEYSLFLERTAADDWMLVVNSQTGQWGTEHDRRRDLLAVPLKWDVGEASTEQLTIELTKETDETGILAIRWGEHVLRQRFRLLKLS, from the coding sequence ATGTCAACCGTTTGCTGGGCGCTTGTCGGGATGGTCCTCTTTCAATCTCCGCGCGCCACGGCCGAGCTGAGCTTGAACGGCGCGACGATATCCGTCGAGTACGGACGCCCATCCCTGAAAGGGCGCGACCTGTTGTCGCTGGCGCCGGTGGGCACCGTGTGGCGTCTCGGTGCCGACCAATCCACGACGCTTACAATCGACGGTACCGCCACGTTCGGAACAATCGTCGTCAGAGCCGGGGAGTACAGTTTGTTCCTCGAGAGGACGGCGGCGGACGACTGGATGCTCGTTGTCAATTCTCAGACGGGTCAGTGGGGCACCGAGCACGACCGGAGGCGTGACCTTCTCGCGGTTCCCCTCAAGTGGGACGTAGGCGAGGCAAGCACCGAACAACTGACCATCGAGCTCACGAAAGAGACCGACGAGACCGGCATCCTCGCCATCCGCTGGGGAGAGCACGTTCTTAGGCAGCGCTTCCGACTCTTGAAGTTGAGCTGA
- the miaE gene encoding tRNA isopentenyl-2-thiomethyl-A-37 hydroxylase MiaE → MLLSTTPPSWVELACRHIDTVLVDHAHCEKKAAASALSLIAAHPSKATLVRALSALAIEELQHFRAVHNRIVARGLTLGRDPGDPYAQRLLALAGRGRSRLVDKLLIFGLIEARSHERLDLLATHLREPELAGLYRQLAGAESRHAATFQELAARYASSSDVDRRLQELAALEAEIVEALPIAPRIH, encoded by the coding sequence ATGCTACTCTCCACGACGCCGCCTTCCTGGGTCGAGCTCGCATGTCGGCACATCGACACAGTTCTCGTCGATCACGCACACTGCGAGAAGAAAGCTGCGGCCTCCGCGCTTTCGCTCATCGCCGCCCATCCTTCGAAGGCGACGCTCGTTCGAGCCCTGAGCGCTCTCGCGATCGAGGAGCTCCAGCACTTCCGCGCGGTTCACAACCGCATCGTCGCTCGAGGCCTGACGCTCGGACGCGACCCGGGGGACCCCTACGCCCAGCGCCTCCTTGCGCTCGCCGGACGGGGACGCTCCCGTCTCGTCGACAAGCTCCTGATCTTCGGCCTCATCGAAGCGCGCTCCCACGAACGGCTCGATTTGCTCGCGACCCACCTGCGCGAGCCAGAGCTCGCGGGCCTTTACCGGCAGCTCGCCGGGGCCGAAAGTCGCCACGCCGCGACTTTCCAGGAGCTCGCCGCCCGTTACGCGTCTTCATCCGACGTGGATCGTCGCCTACAGGAGCTGGCGGCCCTTGAGGCAGAAATCGTCGAAGCGCTGCCCATTGCTCCTCGGATTCATTGA